In Helianthus annuus cultivar XRQ/B chromosome 3, HanXRQr2.0-SUNRISE, whole genome shotgun sequence, a single window of DNA contains:
- the LOC110928880 gene encoding F-box/LRR-repeat protein 2, translated as MESDQNLKIKQVSNLSGTKRGNEESSDDSVSVNKKNKDSVNLEFEFDLNASIEEENCVDDVEKHNQFVHGFDLNGPVNEVIDISSDDNDDDDKKLVNSSLFDLHLGFENGSFVERKYTKEEKGKAKVDDFLSLSLTSEVQQADTLYEAPELNSRETSEPIAATTSSTVHPQVLKQVLQIPKNQEKKGGDYSHLGSVYDFLNKMVDSDKTSKACGELKAVIDQITKREAEKLIDWSPCRVDFRPSVVPSLLDLSLDVLVKNADAISSFDHVPEWLKRKLINLLCDTHRMDIHILELLFKDSPSEIRVKNCSWMTQQQLTQTLGNSCLQNLRVLQLDYCGQCSFDDIIPNSLARSPNSLPFLGILSLKGAARLSDNTLKPLFISAPLLQSINLSQCTLLTHTAIKHMVSHLKNNLKELYIDECPRIDAHLSSRLIIELEHLEVLSIAGIETVCDEFVVLVVVSLGDKLKELNLAGCVMLTNSCLKSIGYYCPNLCHLNLSHLCRLTDLGLCYLAAGCKSLKSLNVARTDFSDELIAAFLETSGKSLKELSLNHVSKVSFNTAFSLAKFSKDLVSLDVSWCRELTDEAIGFITDNCSSLKLLKVFGCTQLTESFLLGHANSQVSIVGRNLSLMDRVNMLEPDEILLRHSALKTPENGL; from the exons ATGGAATCTGATCAGAATCTAAAGATCAAGCAAGTTTCTAATTTGAGTGGAACCAAACGGGGCAATGAAGAAAGCAGTGATGATTCAGTTTCTGTGAACAAGAAAAATAAGGATTCTGTAAATCTTGAATTTGAATTTGATCTCAATGCCTCGATCGAGGAAGAAAACTGTGTTGACGATGTTGAAAAACATAACCAATTTGTTCACGGGTTTGATCTCAACGGGCCGGTCAATGAGGTTATTGACATTTCGTCTGACGATAACGACGATGATGATAAAAAGTTAGTTAATAGTTCTCTTTTTGATCTTCATTTGGGATTTGAGAATGGAAGTTTCGTTGAGAGAAAATAcacaaaagaagaaaaaggaaAGGCAAAAGTTGATGATTTTTTGTCGTTATCGCTCACAAGTGAAGTCCAACAAGCGGATACACTTTACGAAGCTCCGGAACTCAATTCCAGAGAAACTTCTGAGCCAATTGCAGCAACGACATCGTCGACAGTGCACCCACAAGTtttaaaacaagttttacaaatccctaaaaatcaagaaaaaaaagGTGGTGATTATTCACATCTTGGTTCGGTATATGATTTTTTGAATAAGATGGTGGATTCTGATAAAACGTCAAAAGCTTGTGGCGAACTAAAGGCTGTGATAGATCAAATTACAAAACGCGAAGCTGAAAAGTTGATTGACTGGAGTCCTTGTCGTGTTGACTTCCGTCCATCTGTTGTCCCGTCATTGTTGGATCTTAGTTTGGATGTTCTTGTCAAGAATGCTGATGCGATTTCTTCATTTGACCATGTTCCTGAATGGCTAAAAAGAAAGTTGATCAATTTGCTGTGTGATACACATAGAATGGATATTCATATACTCGAGTTGCTTTTTAAAGATTCTCCTAGTGAAATACGCGTCAAAAATTGTTCATGGATGACACAACAACAACTCACGCAGACGCTTGGAAATTCGTGCTTGCAAAACCTAAGA GTGCTACAACTAGACTATTGTGGTCAATGCTCGTTTGACGATATCATACCTAATTCCTTAGCTCGGTCTCCAAACAGCTTACCCTTTTTAGGAATTTTGTCGCTAAAGGGTGCAGCCCGTTTATCCGACAACACTCTGAAACCTCTTTTTATTTCAGCACCATTACTTCAATCTATTAATTTAAGCCAGTGCACTCTCCTCACACATACTGCCATTAAACATATGGTCTCTCatttaaaaaataatttgaagGAACTATACATAGATGAGTGCCCGAGAATAGACGCGCACCTTTCCTCACGCTTAATCATCGAACTCGAGCATTTGGAAGTTCTGTCAATAGCTGGAATTGAAACCGTATGTGATGAATTTGTTGTACTCGTTGTTGTATCTCTTGGAGATAAATTAAAGGAGCTTAATCTCGCCGGTTGTGT AATGTTGACGAATAGCTGCTTGAAATCTATTGGGTACTATTGCCCCAATTTATGTCATCTGAATCTTTCACATCTGTGTCGTTTGACTGATTTGGGTTTGTGTTATCTTGCTGCTGGGTGTAAGTCACTCAAATCACTCAATGTTGCCCGTACTGATTTCAG TGATGAACTTATTGCTGCCTTTCTGGAAACTTCTGGGAAATCGTTAAAAGAACTTTCTCTCAATCATGTCAGCAAG GTTAGTTTCAACACTGCCTTCTCCCTTGCCAAATTTTCAAAAGATTTGGTAAGTTTGGATGTATCATGGTGCCGTGAATTAACTGACGAGGCAATTGGGTTTATTACCGATAACTGCTCATCATTAAAGCTTCTAAAAGTCTTTGGATGCACTCAG CTGACCGAGAGTTTTCTACTTGGGCATGCAAATTCACAAGTGAGTATTGTGGGACGCAACCTTTCTTTGATGGACCGTGTCAATATGTTAGAGCCTGATGAGATTCTGCTTCGTCATTCCGCTCTCAAGACTCCCGAAAATGGCCTGTAG